The Lujinxingia vulgaris genome segment CGGCGTGGGCTGCGGCCTCGGTGCGGTTCCAGGTCGCTTTGACGCGCGCGCCAAGCTGATGGGCGAGCAGGTGCAGAGCCTGCCCCACGCGCCCGTAACCCACGATGATCCAGGGCAAGTCGTCGGAGGTGGAGGTGCTCATGCGCAGTGCGTACCCAGGTAGAGCTGATGATGATCGATGATGTCGAGCACGTCGGCCGGGATCCAGGCGCGCACGCTCTCGTAGTCGCAGCGCGCCAGCGCATCGCGGATGATGGTGGAGCTGATGTCCGGGAGCTCCAGGTCGATCTTATCGGGTGAGGTGCCCATAGCGTGGCCGCGACGGCCCACGACGATGAGGTTGACCATCTCCATCAGCTCGTCCCAGCGCTTCCAGCGGTCAACTTCGCTTAAGATGTCGGCGCCAACCACCAGCGAGAAGCGGGTGTGGGGGTGGCGCTCCTTGAGCGCGC includes the following:
- the nadD gene encoding nicotinate (nicotinamide) nucleotide adenylyltransferase, with protein sequence MTDPQHVALFGGSFNPPHVCHTLATLWVLQTQPVDEVWWIPTYQHAFNKDLASFEARKAMCQAAIAPFRDVRISEIERELGGESRTIDTVSALKERHPHTRFSLVVGADILSEVDRWKRWDELMEMVNLIVVGRRGHAMGTSPDKIDLELPDISSTIIRDALARCDYESVRAWIPADVLDIIDHHQLYLGTHCA